Proteins encoded by one window of Ignavibacteriota bacterium:
- the argH gene encoding argininosuccinate lyase, whose amino-acid sequence MLWGSRFSKQFDSKALEFSSSLSYDINLIEWDIKVSKAHSNMLNKIGIITSEENQSIQNSLDTILLQFNEGNWIPSVSEFEDVHSAIESKLTELIGNTGKKLHTARSRNDQVITDVRLWIKFASIKLREQIIDLQKSLVEVAEDNINTVIPGYTHLQRAQPISFAFHLLAYLEMLERDKSRFGFSFDQADENVLGSGALAGSTIALDREFTTHELGFSNISKNALDSVSNRDFILDFLHSCNLTMLHLSRLSEEIILWTSYEWNFIKLGDEYTTGSSLMPQKKNPDLAELIRGKNGRTFGNYFALLSTIKSLPLSYNRDLQEDKEGMFDSYFTLFDSLSLMSEMIKSINVTKDRFVQDIDGSFMLATDLADYLVLKGIPFRDAHDILGKIVKFATEENKKLNQITLHEFKYFSPLFEEDVYNSLSVVTCLQNKKTYGSPNPKFVSTAISDYKKMLNM is encoded by the coding sequence ATGTTGTGGGGTTCAAGATTCAGCAAACAATTTGACAGTAAAGCGTTGGAATTTTCCTCTTCTCTCTCTTATGACATAAATTTGATAGAATGGGATATTAAAGTCAGTAAAGCTCATTCAAATATGCTGAATAAAATTGGAATAATAACAAGCGAAGAAAATCAAAGTATTCAAAATTCTTTGGACACAATACTTCTTCAATTTAATGAAGGGAATTGGATTCCAAGTGTTTCAGAGTTTGAAGATGTTCACTCCGCCATTGAATCTAAACTTACAGAACTAATTGGAAATACCGGAAAAAAATTACACACGGCAAGAAGCAGGAATGATCAAGTAATTACCGATGTAAGACTTTGGATTAAATTTGCTTCAATAAAACTGCGGGAGCAAATAATTGATCTACAAAAAAGTTTGGTCGAAGTAGCCGAAGATAATATCAACACTGTAATTCCGGGTTACACACATCTTCAAAGAGCTCAGCCGATCTCGTTTGCTTTTCATTTATTAGCGTATTTAGAAATGCTTGAACGGGATAAATCAAGATTTGGTTTTTCGTTTGATCAAGCCGATGAAAATGTTTTGGGATCGGGCGCGTTAGCCGGATCAACAATTGCCTTAGACAGAGAATTTACTACGCATGAATTAGGATTTTCAAATATTTCTAAAAACGCGTTAGACTCGGTTTCCAATAGAGATTTTATTTTGGATTTCCTTCATTCGTGCAATTTAACGATGCTGCATTTAAGCAGATTGAGTGAAGAAATAATTTTATGGACTTCCTACGAATGGAATTTTATTAAACTCGGAGATGAATATACAACAGGTTCATCATTGATGCCGCAGAAAAAAAATCCGGATTTGGCTGAATTGATAAGAGGCAAAAATGGCAGAACTTTCGGAAATTATTTTGCGTTGTTATCTACTATTAAATCTTTGCCTTTGAGTTATAACAGAGATCTGCAGGAAGACAAAGAAGGAATGTTCGATTCGTATTTTACACTTTTCGATTCGCTGAGTCTTATGTCGGAAATGATCAAAAGCATAAACGTAACTAAAGATAGATTTGTTCAAGATATAGACGGAAGTTTTATGCTGGCAACAGATCTTGCTGATTACTTAGTATTAAAAGGCATTCCCTTCCGAGACGCGCATGATATACTTGGGAAAATTGTGAAATTTGCGACTGAAGAAAACAAGAAACTTAATCAAATAACTTTACATGAATTTAAATACTTCTCTCCCCTTTTTGAAGAAGATGTTTATAATTCATTATCAGTAGTAACGTGTTTGCAAAATAAAAAAACTTACGGCTCGCCAAATCCAAAATTTGTTTCAACAGCAATTTCCGACTATAAAAAGATGTTAAATATGTAA
- a CDS encoding argininosuccinate synthase, with protein MQNNKIVVAYSGGLDTSVMVKWLSKKYNAEIITVTGNLGQKTEIVNIEEKALSTGASKAYVVNLQKEFIEEYAFKALKGGALYEGEYPLATAIGRPLLAKLMVEIAQKEGANMIAHGCTGKGNDQVRFEVGMKTLDPSIQILAPLRTWEFKSREEEIIYAKENDIPISANLQKLYSIDENIWGIATECGILEDTAEAPPEDAYQITANPKDAPQKSEIIKITFNKGIPTKIDGVEIPGAQLVSTLNDIGGKHGIGRLDIVENRVVGIKSREVYEAPGAIILHEAHRQLEKLTLDKDTFRYKQNASNTYANLIYDGFWYSPLFESLTAFFDKVQERVSGEVTLELYKGTIKVLARVSENSLYNQELATYTEEDTFNHKDAEGFINITSLPHQVITRHTKKEYEKVKSL; from the coding sequence ATGCAGAACAACAAAATAGTTGTAGCTTATTCCGGCGGCTTGGATACAAGCGTAATGGTTAAATGGCTCAGTAAAAAATATAATGCCGAGATTATTACCGTAACCGGAAATTTGGGACAAAAAACCGAGATAGTAAATATTGAAGAAAAAGCTTTAAGTACGGGCGCTTCAAAAGCATACGTAGTTAATTTACAAAAAGAATTTATTGAAGAATATGCATTTAAAGCACTTAAAGGCGGAGCTCTTTATGAAGGCGAATATCCGCTCGCTACCGCTATCGGTCGTCCTTTATTAGCTAAACTAATGGTTGAAATTGCGCAAAAAGAAGGCGCGAATATGATTGCTCACGGATGTACCGGAAAAGGAAATGATCAGGTTAGATTTGAAGTAGGAATGAAAACTTTGGATCCAAGCATTCAAATTCTTGCGCCTTTAAGAACTTGGGAATTTAAAAGCAGAGAAGAAGAAATTATTTATGCAAAAGAAAATGATATTCCGATTTCCGCTAACTTGCAGAAACTTTATTCAATTGATGAAAACATTTGGGGCATTGCGACTGAATGCGGTATTTTAGAAGATACAGCAGAAGCGCCGCCGGAAGACGCATATCAAATCACCGCCAATCCAAAAGACGCGCCTCAAAAATCGGAAATAATTAAAATTACATTTAACAAAGGTATACCAACAAAGATAGACGGGGTTGAAATTCCCGGCGCTCAATTAGTAAGCACTTTAAACGACATCGGCGGAAAACACGGAATAGGAAGATTGGACATTGTTGAAAACAGAGTTGTCGGTATTAAATCAAGAGAAGTTTATGAAGCTCCCGGCGCGATAATTCTTCATGAAGCACACAGACAATTGGAAAAACTGACTTTGGATAAAGATACTTTCAGATATAAACAAAACGCATCCAATACTTACGCTAATTTAATTTATGACGGTTTTTGGTATTCACCTTTGTTTGAATCCTTAACTGCTTTCTTCGATAAAGTTCAAGAAAGAGTGAGCGGTGAAGTAACTTTAGAATTATATAAAGGCACAATAAAAGTTCTTGCGAGAGTTTCGGAAAACAGTTTATATAATCAGGAACTCGCGACTTATACCGAAGAAGACACTTTTAATCATAAAGATGCCGAAGGCTTTATTAATATTACAAGTTTACCGCATCAAGTAATTACAAGACATACGAAAAAAGAATATGAGAAAGTAAAAAGTTTATAA
- a CDS encoding arginine repressor, translating to MSSKLVRQNKIKRILTERIISNQEQILKLLQNEGVTITQATLSRDFADLGVIRTFTNLGVQYILSSTDYGKEIAKLVGLEILNIAQNESMIVLRTLAGRAQGVAHYIDRLNREEILGTIGGDDTVLIIPNKISSIDKIIEILKNLITDNYKK from the coding sequence ATGTCATCAAAATTAGTAAGGCAGAACAAAATTAAAAGAATTTTAACTGAACGAATTATTTCAAATCAAGAACAAATTCTTAAATTACTTCAAAATGAAGGAGTAACAATAACTCAAGCGACATTGAGCAGAGATTTTGCTGATCTAGGTGTAATTAGAACTTTTACAAATTTAGGCGTTCAATATATTTTGAGCAGTACTGATTATGGTAAAGAAATTGCAAAATTAGTTGGACTTGAAATATTAAACATCGCGCAAAATGAATCAATGATAGTTTTAAGAACTCTTGCCGGAAGAGCTCAAGGTGTAGCGCATTATATCGACAGACTTAACCGTGAAGAAATTTTAGGAACAATCGGCGGCGATGATACAGTTTTAATTATTCCCAATAAAATTTCAAGCATTGATAAAATAATTGAGATACTTAAAAATTTAATTACAGATAATTATAAAAAATGA
- a CDS encoding aspartate aminotransferase family protein, with amino-acid sequence MSTNSEIKSYQVNTYKRNSVEFIKGDGVYLFDKDGNKYLDFLSGIAVTGLGHKNKKLVNAAISQIDNLWHVSNLFTSTPQEELAKKLCDKSGLDKVFFCNSGTEANEAAIKFARKYGMGKSTIISAKGSFHGRTYGSLSASAQEKLWEGFYPLTPGFISVPYNDSEAIKNAIDETTIAVMLEPIQGENGILIPSENYLNEVRKICDEKNILMIVDEIQTGNGRTGKYFAYQHSKIIPDIVTLAKGIANGFPLGAVICSDKVAEAITPGSHGSTFGGNPVSISVANKVTDLVSNEVLENVDKLGKLFIEKISQKKIPIIKEIRVKGLMIGIEFNESIDAKNIAAKLIENKIVVGTAGNNVLRILPPFIIDVSHIDYFVNKFVEVLLIDNLITNKSEELCHQN; translated from the coding sequence TTGTCAACTAATTCTGAAATTAAAAGTTATCAAGTAAATACTTATAAAAGAAATTCCGTTGAATTTATTAAAGGTGACGGAGTTTACTTATTCGACAAGGACGGAAATAAATACTTGGATTTTCTAAGCGGTATCGCGGTTACCGGTTTGGGTCATAAGAATAAGAAGTTGGTTAATGCCGCTATTTCACAAATTGACAATTTATGGCACGTGTCAAATTTATTTACATCAACTCCACAGGAAGAATTGGCAAAAAAACTTTGCGATAAATCGGGATTGGATAAAGTATTTTTCTGCAATTCGGGAACCGAAGCAAATGAAGCCGCAATTAAATTTGCAAGAAAATACGGTATGGGAAAATCAACAATAATTTCCGCAAAAGGAAGTTTTCACGGAAGAACATACGGAAGTTTATCCGCATCCGCCCAGGAAAAATTATGGGAAGGGTTTTATCCGTTAACTCCGGGATTTATAAGCGTACCATACAATGATTCCGAAGCTATTAAAAACGCGATTGACGAAACAACAATAGCCGTTATGCTTGAGCCAATTCAAGGCGAAAACGGAATATTGATTCCATCTGAAAATTACTTGAATGAAGTTAGAAAAATTTGCGATGAAAAAAACATATTAATGATAGTTGACGAAATTCAAACCGGAAACGGAAGGACGGGAAAATATTTTGCGTATCAGCATAGTAAAATTATTCCGGATATTGTAACACTGGCGAAAGGAATAGCAAACGGTTTCCCGCTTGGAGCGGTTATCTGTTCGGATAAAGTTGCCGAAGCTATAACGCCGGGAAGTCACGGTTCAACATTTGGTGGTAATCCGGTTTCTATTTCTGTGGCAAATAAAGTTACAGATTTAGTTTCCAATGAAGTTTTGGAAAATGTTGATAAGCTTGGGAAATTATTTATAGAAAAAATTTCACAAAAGAAAATTCCAATAATTAAAGAAATTCGCGTTAAAGGATTAATGATTGGTATTGAATTTAATGAATCAATTGATGCAAAAAATATAGCCGCTAAATTAATTGAAAATAAAATTGTGGTTGGCACTGCCGGAAATAATGTATTAAGAATTCTTCCGCCTTTTATAATTGACGTGTCACATATTGATTATTTTGTTAATAAATTTGTAGAGGTATTATTAATTGATAATTTAATAACAAACAAAAGTGAAGAATTATGTCATCAAAATTAG
- the argB gene encoding acetylglutamate kinase encodes MNLAIVKISGKYLEEFTTTMAGVNLIKNLQQKYSSVILIHGGGKLITEWAEKMGIKSDFFEGQRITCKETMEITAAVQGGLINSKLTAYLHKNRIKAIGLNGIDMDSFVAEYVNDKLGFVGNPVSNIDDAIWIKDLLKDDVLPVFSSICRDKDGNLMNVNADLFAGAIAKLLKADSVFFVSDIEGVILNGKYQNSLSANELKNGISTGEINNGMIPKINSCLNLLSNGVNNIWIGNEINNNNVKGTWIVN; translated from the coding sequence ATGAACTTAGCAATCGTAAAAATCAGTGGAAAATATTTAGAAGAATTTACAACTACAATGGCAGGCGTAAATCTTATAAAAAATTTACAGCAAAAATATTCATCAGTAATTCTTATCCACGGCGGCGGAAAACTAATTACCGAATGGGCTGAAAAAATGGGAATTAAATCCGATTTTTTTGAAGGTCAAAGAATTACATGTAAAGAAACAATGGAAATTACCGCGGCTGTTCAAGGCGGATTAATCAACAGTAAATTAACAGCTTACCTACATAAAAATAGAATTAAGGCAATTGGATTAAACGGAATTGATATGGATTCTTTTGTTGCCGAATATGTCAATGATAAATTGGGATTTGTTGGTAATCCGGTATCAAATATTGATGACGCAATTTGGATAAAAGATTTACTTAAAGATGATGTACTTCCTGTTTTTTCAAGCATATGCAGAGATAAAGACGGAAATTTAATGAATGTTAACGCCGATCTTTTTGCCGGCGCAATCGCAAAATTACTTAAAGCGGATTCTGTATTTTTTGTTTCGGATATCGAAGGAGTAATATTAAACGGCAAATATCAAAATTCACTTTCTGCAAATGAACTTAAAAATGGAATATCCACCGGTGAAATAAATAATGGAATGATACCTAAAATTAATTCATGCTTGAATTTATTGTCAAACGGAGTAAACAATATTTGGATCGGCAATGAAATAAATAATAATAACGTAAAAGGAACTTGGATTGTCAACTAA